A section of the Macaca thibetana thibetana isolate TM-01 chromosome 10, ASM2454274v1, whole genome shotgun sequence genome encodes:
- the MAVS gene encoding mitochondrial antiviral-signaling protein isoform X2 yields MPFAEDKTYKYICRNFSNFCNVDVVEILPYLPCLTARDQDRLRATCTLSGNRDTLWHLFSTLQRRPGWVESFIAALRDCELADLADEVACVYQSYQPRTSDRPPDPLEPPSLPAEGPGPPTPAAAHSIPYNGYREKEPSYPMPVQETQAPDSPGESSEQAPQTLNPRVIPRSPDGGPLEPSSDLAALSPLTSSGHQEQDTELGSTHTAGATSSLIPSRGPVSPSVSFQPLARSTPRASRLPGPAGSVVSTGISSSSSSSSPGLASAGAAEGEQGAESDQAEPIICSSGAEAPANSLPSKVPTTLMPVNTVAPKVPANPASASTVPSKLPTSSKPPGTVPSVFTNPAPSKLPINSTRAGMVPSKVPASMVRTKVSASTVPTDRSSRTEVSPCTSWQGSTPLPLGELAHLAPALAPFQSALSPAWAALWPLLAGIQNQPHVGPTPCSPGGTVIRAPKSGHLRRVSHRGHPLVRCISSFKARSS; encoded by the exons ATGCCGTTTGCTGAAGACAAGACCTATAAGTATATCTGCCGCAATTTCAGCAATTTTTGCAATGTGGATGTTGTAGAGATTCTGCCTTACCTGCCCTGCCTCACAGCAAGAGACCAG GATCGACTGCGGGCCACCTGCACACTCTCAGGGAACCGGGACACCCTCTGGCATCTCTTCAGTACCCTTCAGCGGCGGCCCGGCTGGGTTGAGTCCTTCATTGCGGCGCTGAGGGACTGTGAGCTAGCTGATCTTGCGGACGAAGTGGCCTGTGTCTACCAGAGCTACCAGCCTC GGACCTCGGACCGTCCCCCAGACCCACTGGAGCCACCGTCACTTCCTGCTGAGGGGCCAGGGCCCCCCACACCTGCTGCGGCCCACAGTATCCCCTACAACGGCTACAGAGAGAAGGAGCCAAGTTACCCCATGCCTGTCCAGGAGACCCAGGCGCCAGACTCCCCAGGAGAG AGTTCAGAGCAAGCCCCACAGACACTCAACCCCAGAGTCATCCCAAGGAGTCCAGATGGTGGCCCCCTGGAGCCCTCCTCTGACCTGGCAGCCCTCAGCCCTCTGACCTCCAGCGGGCATCAGGAGCAGGACACAGAACTGGGCAGTACCCACACAGCAG GTGCAACCTCCAGCCTCATACCATCCCGTGGGCCTGTGTCTCCATCTGTCTCCTTCCAGCCCCTGGCCCGTTCCACCCCCAGGGCAAGCCGCTTGCCTGGACCTGCAGGGTCAGTTGTATCTACTggcatctcctcctcctcctcctcctcatcccctgGCTTGGCCTCTGCAGGGGCTGCAGAGGGTGAACAGGGTGCAGAGAGTGACCAGGCTGAGCCTATCATCTGCTCCAGTGGGGCAGAGGCACCTGCCAACTCTCTGCCCTCCAAAGTGCCTACCACCTTGATGCCTGTGAACACAGTGGCCCCGAAAGTGCCTGCCAACCCAGCATCTGCCAGCACAGTGCCCTCCAAGTTGCCAACTAGCTCAAAGCCCCCTGGTACAGTGCCTTCTGTGTTCACCAATCCAGCACCATCCAAATTGCCCATCAACTCAACCCGTGCTGGCATGGTGCCATCCAAAGTGCCTGCTAGCATGGTGCGCACCAAGGTGTCTGCCAGCACAGTCCCCACTGACAGGAGCAGCAGAACTGAGGTAAGTCCTTGCACCTCCTGGCAGGGATCCACGCCCCTTCCCCTGGGAGAGCTTGCCCACCTGGCCCCAGCCTTGGCCCCTTTCCAGTCTGCAttgtctccagcctgggctgctcTATGGCCTCTCCTTGCAGGTATACAGAACCAGCCTCATGTAGGCCCCACACCATGTTCTCCAGGAGGAACAGTCATTAGAGCTCCTAAGTCTGGACATCTCAGGAGGGTCAGCCACAGGGGGCACCCACTGGTCAGGTGCATAAGTTCATTTAAGGCTCGTAGCTCCTAG
- the MAVS gene encoding mitochondrial antiviral-signaling protein isoform X1 yields the protein MPFAEDKTYKYICRNFSNFCNVDVVEILPYLPCLTARDQDRLRATCTLSGNRDTLWHLFSTLQRRPGWVESFIAALRDCELADLADEVACVYQSYQPRTSDRPPDPLEPPSLPAEGPGPPTPAAAHSIPYNGYREKEPSYPMPVQETQAPDSPGESSEQAPQTLNPRVIPRSPDGGPLEPSSDLAALSPLTSSGHQEQDTELGSTHTAGATSSLIPSRGPVSPSVSFQPLARSTPRASRLPGPAGSVVSTGISSSSSSSSPGLASAGAAEGEQGAESDQAEPIICSSGAEAPANSLPSKVPTTLMPVNTVAPKVPANPASASTVPSKLPTSSKPPGTVPSVFTNPAPSKLPINSTRAGMVPSKVPASMVRTKVSASTVPTDRSSRTEETSAAPTPAGAAGGRSAWLDSSSENGGFESELSKPGILVSQADSQFSGCSEDLAISASTSLGMGPCRGPEENEYKSEGTFGIHVAENPSIQLMEGNPGPPADPQGGPRPHIDQKFQEREGPCHRPSPGALWLQAAVAGVLVVTLLVAMYRRRLH from the exons ATGCCGTTTGCTGAAGACAAGACCTATAAGTATATCTGCCGCAATTTCAGCAATTTTTGCAATGTGGATGTTGTAGAGATTCTGCCTTACCTGCCCTGCCTCACAGCAAGAGACCAG GATCGACTGCGGGCCACCTGCACACTCTCAGGGAACCGGGACACCCTCTGGCATCTCTTCAGTACCCTTCAGCGGCGGCCCGGCTGGGTTGAGTCCTTCATTGCGGCGCTGAGGGACTGTGAGCTAGCTGATCTTGCGGACGAAGTGGCCTGTGTCTACCAGAGCTACCAGCCTC GGACCTCGGACCGTCCCCCAGACCCACTGGAGCCACCGTCACTTCCTGCTGAGGGGCCAGGGCCCCCCACACCTGCTGCGGCCCACAGTATCCCCTACAACGGCTACAGAGAGAAGGAGCCAAGTTACCCCATGCCTGTCCAGGAGACCCAGGCGCCAGACTCCCCAGGAGAG AGTTCAGAGCAAGCCCCACAGACACTCAACCCCAGAGTCATCCCAAGGAGTCCAGATGGTGGCCCCCTGGAGCCCTCCTCTGACCTGGCAGCCCTCAGCCCTCTGACCTCCAGCGGGCATCAGGAGCAGGACACAGAACTGGGCAGTACCCACACAGCAG GTGCAACCTCCAGCCTCATACCATCCCGTGGGCCTGTGTCTCCATCTGTCTCCTTCCAGCCCCTGGCCCGTTCCACCCCCAGGGCAAGCCGCTTGCCTGGACCTGCAGGGTCAGTTGTATCTACTggcatctcctcctcctcctcctcctcatcccctgGCTTGGCCTCTGCAGGGGCTGCAGAGGGTGAACAGGGTGCAGAGAGTGACCAGGCTGAGCCTATCATCTGCTCCAGTGGGGCAGAGGCACCTGCCAACTCTCTGCCCTCCAAAGTGCCTACCACCTTGATGCCTGTGAACACAGTGGCCCCGAAAGTGCCTGCCAACCCAGCATCTGCCAGCACAGTGCCCTCCAAGTTGCCAACTAGCTCAAAGCCCCCTGGTACAGTGCCTTCTGTGTTCACCAATCCAGCACCATCCAAATTGCCCATCAACTCAACCCGTGCTGGCATGGTGCCATCCAAAGTGCCTGCTAGCATGGTGCGCACCAAGGTGTCTGCCAGCACAGTCCCCACTGACAGGAGCAGCAGAACTGAG gAGACCTCAGCAGCTCCAACACCTGCAGGCGCCGCTGGAGGCCGCTCAGCCTGGCTAGACAGCAGCTCTGAGAATGGGGGCTTTGAGTCGGAGCTGAGTAAGCCTGGCATACTGGTATCCCAGGCAGACAGCCAGTTCTCAGGCTGCTCTGAGGATCTTGCCATCAGTGCCAGCACCTCCCTGGGTATGGGGCCCTGCCGTGGCCCAGAGGAGAATGAGTACAAGTCCGAGGGCACCTTTGGGATCCACGTGGCTGAGAACCCCAGCATCCAGCTCATGGAGGGCAACCCTGGGCCACCTGCGGACCCGCAGGGTGGCCCCAGGCCACACATCGACCAGAAGTTCCAGGAGAGGGAGGGGCCATGCCACAGGCCCTCACCTGGGGCTCTGTGGCTCCAGGCGGCTGTGGCAGGGGTGCTGGTAGTCACACTCCTGGTGGCGATGTACCGGCGGCGCCTGCACTAG
- the MAVS gene encoding mitochondrial antiviral-signaling protein isoform X3, with amino-acid sequence MPVQETQAPDSPGESSEQAPQTLNPRVIPRSPDGGPLEPSSDLAALSPLTSSGHQEQDTELGSTHTAGATSSLIPSRGPVSPSVSFQPLARSTPRASRLPGPAGSVVSTGISSSSSSSSPGLASAGAAEGEQGAESDQAEPIICSSGAEAPANSLPSKVPTTLMPVNTVAPKVPANPASASTVPSKLPTSSKPPGTVPSVFTNPAPSKLPINSTRAGMVPSKVPASMVRTKVSASTVPTDRSSRTEETSAAPTPAGAAGGRSAWLDSSSENGGFESELSKPGILVSQADSQFSGCSEDLAISASTSLGMGPCRGPEENEYKSEGTFGIHVAENPSIQLMEGNPGPPADPQGGPRPHIDQKFQEREGPCHRPSPGALWLQAAVAGVLVVTLLVAMYRRRLH; translated from the exons ATGCCTGTCCAGGAGACCCAGGCGCCAGACTCCCCAGGAGAG AGTTCAGAGCAAGCCCCACAGACACTCAACCCCAGAGTCATCCCAAGGAGTCCAGATGGTGGCCCCCTGGAGCCCTCCTCTGACCTGGCAGCCCTCAGCCCTCTGACCTCCAGCGGGCATCAGGAGCAGGACACAGAACTGGGCAGTACCCACACAGCAG GTGCAACCTCCAGCCTCATACCATCCCGTGGGCCTGTGTCTCCATCTGTCTCCTTCCAGCCCCTGGCCCGTTCCACCCCCAGGGCAAGCCGCTTGCCTGGACCTGCAGGGTCAGTTGTATCTACTggcatctcctcctcctcctcctcctcatcccctgGCTTGGCCTCTGCAGGGGCTGCAGAGGGTGAACAGGGTGCAGAGAGTGACCAGGCTGAGCCTATCATCTGCTCCAGTGGGGCAGAGGCACCTGCCAACTCTCTGCCCTCCAAAGTGCCTACCACCTTGATGCCTGTGAACACAGTGGCCCCGAAAGTGCCTGCCAACCCAGCATCTGCCAGCACAGTGCCCTCCAAGTTGCCAACTAGCTCAAAGCCCCCTGGTACAGTGCCTTCTGTGTTCACCAATCCAGCACCATCCAAATTGCCCATCAACTCAACCCGTGCTGGCATGGTGCCATCCAAAGTGCCTGCTAGCATGGTGCGCACCAAGGTGTCTGCCAGCACAGTCCCCACTGACAGGAGCAGCAGAACTGAG gAGACCTCAGCAGCTCCAACACCTGCAGGCGCCGCTGGAGGCCGCTCAGCCTGGCTAGACAGCAGCTCTGAGAATGGGGGCTTTGAGTCGGAGCTGAGTAAGCCTGGCATACTGGTATCCCAGGCAGACAGCCAGTTCTCAGGCTGCTCTGAGGATCTTGCCATCAGTGCCAGCACCTCCCTGGGTATGGGGCCCTGCCGTGGCCCAGAGGAGAATGAGTACAAGTCCGAGGGCACCTTTGGGATCCACGTGGCTGAGAACCCCAGCATCCAGCTCATGGAGGGCAACCCTGGGCCACCTGCGGACCCGCAGGGTGGCCCCAGGCCACACATCGACCAGAAGTTCCAGGAGAGGGAGGGGCCATGCCACAGGCCCTCACCTGGGGCTCTGTGGCTCCAGGCGGCTGTGGCAGGGGTGCTGGTAGTCACACTCCTGGTGGCGATGTACCGGCGGCGCCTGCACTAG